A window from Kluyveromyces lactis strain NRRL Y-1140 chromosome E complete sequence encodes these proteins:
- the SPC1 gene encoding signal peptidase complex subunit SPC1 (similar to uniprot|P46965 Saccharomyces cerevisiae YJR010C-A) yields the protein MEVLQDLGRQLVFPIDFESQSYTESISNKALYLITFFSFISGYLTESIKVSGIVFVLGLIVVLVIVLPPYSAYNKHRPQWANSGPTVVEPK from the coding sequence ATGGAGGTACTACAAGATTTAGGACGCCAGCTCGTTTTCCCAATTGACTTTGAGTCTCAAAGTTACACAGAATCAATATCTAACAAGGCACTCTATTTGATCActttcttcagcttcatctCAGGATATTTAACAGAATCGATCAAAGTCTCAGGAATAGTATTTGTTTTGGGGCTAATAGTGGTACTAGTAATTGTGTTACCACCGTACTCTGCCTACAACAAACATAGACCTCAATGGGCAAACTCAGGACCCACTGTAGTCGAACCTAAATAG
- the SAG1 gene encoding Sag1p (some similarities with uniprot|P20840 Saccharomyces cerevisiae YJR004C SAG1 Alpha-agglutinin of alpha-cells binds to Aga1p during agglutination N-terminal half is homologous to the immunoglobulin superfamily and contains binding site for a-agglutinin C-terminal half is highly glycosylated and contains GPI anchor), which translates to MFTFAYIPIIVFSALISTSLGKELTTVKLSNPSVVAASGSNSFPHQGWIASLDWAFEDTSNAKTGDYFTITMPHVYKVKFNEGDTSFKVNLDDNTEVFECYAPQQAAYKYEDTILKCYAVTDISAYESISGSLTATLVLSNGGSAYPPELSNANYFSSGENTLYFNDIEASFQANAKSETNDFYFSGRSTAYQSLESYFLGFNCPNGYITGASQQIIYDVSNEGYGIDCSAIQVYQSKNFNDWIFPIDYETLDGSVSCGENSVEITVEELKPDYRIWVNALQNLDSEVATVRNSIFFDYTCTNTVENSTYRTTTHYEPVYVITEAIYSGVAFTTVDAEGQETTLTSTISCSRCEETSSTESTSEVSSESTTESTTESTTEITTEPSSESSSEITTEPTSEVTTDRTTLTSTVNCSECEETSTTETPSVVTSESTIESTTHSITDSTVESTTDTTPESSTEVSFESTPVSTNELTTETSFEYTTESTIESSSESTSDFTTESSTELSSESSTESSTESSSVPSTVPTTSPYTESSSESTTESDISTEITSEQPSETSSETFSEFSSTTDVESSPGTTTTATSTEISSSVSTVCTECSEDTTSLDISTETFDSSTEGSTTLETSSTETTLETRLFSSDVETSELVVETDSSEITIETETLVSDSTTAVNTTESSSVPPTHSTDTSITTDTIEETEGTSAEVLTSAPIFSGTIEPKGSTDTPQGTASITSNTFPAIRTFSIPSNFQKPPPSSSTTSLLTFQGHGNHVGRSTLAGLLPILISYIFL; encoded by the coding sequence ATGTTTACATTCGCTTACATCCCAATTATCGTTTTTTCAGCACTTATTTCGACTTCCCTCGGGAAGGAACTTACCACGGTGAAGCTTTCGAACCCTTCAGTAGTTGCTGCTTCAGGTTCCAACTCCTTTCCTCACCAAGGTTGGATTGCTTCACTTGACTGGGCCTTTGAAGACACTTCAAATGCAAAGACAGGGGATTATTTCACTATCACAATGCCCCATGTCTACAAGGTTAAGTTTAACGAGGGGGACACCTCATTTAAGGTAAACTTGGATGATAACACCGAAGTTTTTGAATGCTATGCTCCCCAGCAAGCTGCATATAAATACGAGGACACAATACTCAAATGCTATGCTGTAACTGATATTTCTGCTTATGAATCTATATCGGGTTCTCTTACCGCGACGTTGGTTCTCTCTAACGGCGGTTCTGCATATCCACCAGAGCTTTCTAATGCGAACTATTTTTCATCTGGAGAGAATACATTGTATTTTAACGATATTGAAGCATCTTTTCAAGCCAATGCCAAATCTGAAACCAATGACTTCTATTTTTCGGGTCGTTCTACTGCTTATCAATCCCTGGAATCGTACTTCTTAGGTTTTAATTGCCCAAATGGTTATATTACTGGTGCATCCCAGCAGATAATTTATGATGTTAGTAATGAGGGATACGGCATCGACTGCTCAGCAATTCAGGTTTATCAATCGAAAAATTTTAATGATTGGATATTTCCCATCGACTATGAGACATTGGATGGTTCCGTTTCATGTGGAGAGAACTCTGTAGAAATAACTGTCGAAGAACTTAAACCGGATTATCGTATTTGGGTAAATGCGTTGCAAAATCTTGATAGTGAGGTTGCAACAGTAAGAAattcaatcttttttgattataCTTGCACCAACACCGTTGAAAATTCAACATACAGGACTACTACCCATTACGAACCAGTTTACGTAATAACTGAAGCCATCTACTCTGGAGTTGCTTTCACGACTGTAGATGCTGAGGGACAAGAGACGACTCTAACATCTACCATCAGCTGTTCGAGATGCGAGGAAACgtcttcaactgaatccACCAGTGAGGTATCGTCAGAATCTACTACAGAATCTACTACAGAATCTACTACCGAGATCACCACTGAACCTTCTTCTGAATCTAGTTCCGAAATTACAACTGAACCAACTTCCGAAGTTACTACCGACCGTACGACTCTAACGTCCACTGTCAATTGTTCTGAATGCGAGGAAACCTCTACTACTGAGACGCCCAGTGTGGTGACATCAGAGTCAACAATAGAGTCAACAACACACTCGATAACAGACTCTACGGTAGAAAGCACTACTGATACCACACCCGAGAGCTCCACCGAGGTATCCTTTGAATCAACACCGGTGAGTACCAATGAGCTCACAACAGAGacttcttttgaatatacTACAGAAAGTACAATCgaatcatcttctgaatcTACCAGTGACTTCACAACCGAAAGCTCCACCGAACTCAGTTCTGAATCCAGTACGGAATCTTCGACGGAATCCTCTTCCGTGCCAAGCACAGTACCAACTACATCACCTTATACTGAGTCAAGCTCTGAATCTACGACGGAGTCTGACATTTCCACTGAAATAACTTCAGAGCAACCTTCAGAAACGTCATCTGAGACCTTTTCAGAATTCTCATCAACCACTGATGTTGAAAGTTCACCGGGAACAACCACAACCGCCACAAGTACGgaaatttcatcttcggTCAGCACCGTATGCACCGAATGCTCGGAGGATACAACTTCACTTGATATTTCGACAGAAACCTTTGACTCAAGTACAGAAGGTAGCACAACTTTGGAAACGTCATCTACAGAGACTACGCTTGAGACCAGATTATTTAGTTCTGATGTTGAAACATCAGAACTGGTAGTGGAAACGGACAGTTCAGAGATCACAATTGAAACTGAGACGTTGGTTTCCGattcaacaacagcagttAACACAACTGAGAGCTCTAGTGTACCTCCTACGCACTCCACCGACACATCAATTACCACAGATACTAtcgaagaaacagaagGGACATCTGCTGAAGTATTAACTTCCGCACCAATTTTCTCGGGAACCATTGAACCAAAAGGGTCCACGGACACTCCGCAAGGAACAGCATCGATCACTTCAAACACTTTCCCTGCCATAAgaactttttcaattccatctAACTTCCAAAAACCACCGCCATCTTCATCCACAACATCTCTATTGACATTCCAAGGGCACGGAAATCACGTTGGAAGATCAACACTCGCTGGCTTGTTGCCCATTTTAATTTCATATATTTTCCTCTAG
- the XKS1 gene encoding xylulokinase (similar to uniprot|P42826 Saccharomyces cerevisiae YGR194C XKS1 third enzyme in the xylose pathway, Xylulokinase), whose product MSESGYYLGFDLSTQQLKCLAIDDQLNIVTTAAIEFDKDFPHYNTRKGVYIKDEGVIDAPVAMWLEAIDLCFERLGKCIDLKKVKSMSGSCQQHGTVFWNCDHLPKDLQPSSNLVKQLASCFSRDVAPNWQDHSTRKQCDELTDKVGGPQELARITGSSSHYRFSGSQIAKVHETEPEVYANTKKISLVSSFLASVLVGDIVPLEEADACGMNLYGIEKHEFNEDLLSVVDEDIASIKRKLFDPPTSSDEPKSLGPVSTYFQEKYGVNPDCQIYPFTGDNLATICSLPLQKNDVLISLGTSTTILLITDQYHSSPNYHLFIHPTVPNHYMGMICYCNGSLAREKIRDDINGESQTHDWTKFNEALLDNSLSNDNEIGLYFPLGEIVPNMDAVTKRCYFKYIDNKVVLTNVNMFPDKRLDAKNIVESQALSCRVRISPLLSEEANAINETQVLKSELKVKFDYDFFPLASYAKRPNRAFFVGGASKNEAIIKTMANVIGAKNGNYRLETANSCALGGCYKALWSLLKEQNPETPSFDRWLNAFFNWERDCEFVCNSDAAKWENYNNKIRTLSEIEREASSH is encoded by the coding sequence ATGAGTGAATCAGGTTATTATTTAGGGTTCGACCTTTCTACGCAACAGTTGAAGTGTCTTGCAATTGACGACCAGTTAAACATTGTAACTACTGCAGCTATAGAGTTTGATAAAGATTTTCCACATTACAATACCAGAAAGGGTGTTTACATTAAGGATGAGGGGGTCATTGATGCGCCAGTTGCTATGTGGCTTGAAGCTATCGATCTTTGTTTCGAGAGATTGGGCAAATgtattgatttgaaaaaagttAAATCTATGTCCGGGTCCTGCCAGCAACACGGCACCGTGTTTTGGAATTGTGATCATTTACCGAAGGATTTACAACCCAGTTCCAATTTGGTAAAACAGTTGGCTAGTTGTTTCAGTCGTGATGTTGCCCCTAATTGGCAAGACCACAGTACAAGAAAGCAATGCGATGAATTGACAGATAAAGTTGGAGGACCACAGGAATTAGCCAGAATAACTGGATCCAGCTCTCATTACAGATTTTCTGGTTCACAAATTGCTAAGGTTCATGAGACGGAGCCGGAAGTGTACGCCAATACTaaaaagatttctttggtATCTTCGTTTTTAGCTTCGGTGCTTGTAGGTGACATCGTCCCACTAGAAGAAGCTGATGCGTGTGGTATGAATTTATATGGTATAGAAAAGCACGAATTCAACGAGGACTTACTCTCGGTAGTTGATGAAGACATCGCCTCAatcaaaaggaaattgttCGATCCACCGACATCTAGCGACGAACCAAAGAGTTTGGGACCAGTGTCGACTTATTTCCAGGAGAAATACGGCGTAAATCCGGATTGTCAGATCTACCCTTTCACTGGTGACAATTTGGCTACCATCTGTTCGTTACCACTACAAAAAAACGATGTATTAATATCGCTGGGTACCTCAACTACGATCCTCTTGATAACGGATCAGTACCATTCGTCACCAAATTACCATTTGTTCATCCATCCAACGGTGCCAAATCATTACATGGGTATGATCTGTTATTGTAACGGATCTCTGGCAAGAGAAAAGATAAGAGACGATATCAATGGAGAATCACAAACACATGATTGGACTAAATTTAACGAGGCATTGCTGGATAACTCATTATCTAACGATAATGAAATTGGATTATATTTCCCATTAGGCgaaattgttccaaacaTGGATGCTGTCACTAAAAGATGTTATTTCAAGTACATAGACAATAAAGTCGTATTGACAAATGTCAATATGTTCCCTGATAAGAGACTTGATGCAAAGAACATTGTAGAATCACAAGCGCTAAGTTGCAGAGTGAGAATTTCCCCGTTGTTATCCGAAGAGGCCAATGCGATCAACGAAACACAAGTGCTAAAATCAGAATTAAAGGTGAAGTTCGACTATGATTTCTTCCCCTTAGCGTCTTACGCCAAGAGACCTAATAGAGCCTTTTTCGTCGGTGGTGCATCAAAGAACGAAGCCATCATCAAAACGATGGCTAATGTCATTGGAGCCAAGAATGGTAACTACAGACTAGAAACTGCAAATTCGTGTGCTCTAGGCGGTTGCTACAAGGCGCTATGGTCCTTGCTCAAGGAGCAAAACCCCGAAACCCCATCGTTCGACCGATGGTTGAACGCATTCTTTAACTGGGAAAGAGATTGTGAGTTTGTTTGTAACTCGGACGCTGCCAAATGGGAAAActacaacaacaagattCGAACTCTAAGTGAGATTGAAAGAGAAGCGTCATCACACTAA
- a CDS encoding uncharacterized protein (no similarity) — protein sequence MARQTRPAVTRELCEQCIGNTKNAQRMVLLMAQMAAAYEKLGNLRHSDEDKKQSEIIISNLESHVIVTTLTLRKLSQRSEQEDLQLLVLYNSTKNAWTRTQYYEIYQLKQFLEEAIISNQDYDILPQAENVLNGFLFNEDYVKNLPALNEDVKLSQWEIFAREVTQINKTYRIQLDHFGNSVQRVMNRAKLNTNYPHIEALNIMLNDLNSY from the coding sequence ATGGCTAGACAAACACGACCCGCTGTAACACGAGAACTATGCGAACAGTGCATTGGAAACACAAAGAATGCTCAACGTATGGTTCTTTTGATGGCTCAAATGGCAGCCGCATATGAGAAATTAGGCAATTTACGCCATAGCGATGAGGACAAGAAACAATCAGAAATCATAATTTCTAACCTAGAGTCACATGTAATTGTAACGACTCTCACCTTAAGAAAACTTTCACAACGATCGGAACAAGAGGATTTGCAGCTACTCGTTTTGTACAACTCTACAAAGAACGCATGGACAAGGACCCAATACTACGAAATTTACCAGCTAAAGCAGTTTCTAGAAGAGGCAATCATTTCCAACCAAGATTACGATATTCTTCCGCAAGCTGAAAATGTATTGAATGGATTCTTATTTAATGAAGACTATGTAAAAAACCTACCAGCGTTGAACGAAGATGTCAAGCTCTCGCAATGGGAGATATTCGCAAGAGAAGTTACGCAAATAAACAAGACATACAGGATCCAATTGGATCACTTTGGGAATTCAGTACAAAGAGTAATGAACCGTGCCAAACTGAACACCAACTATCCACATATCGAGGCTCTCAATATCATGCTAAATGACCTTAATTCTTACTGA
- the PDX1 gene encoding Pdx1p (similar to uniprot|P16451 Saccharomyces cerevisiae YGR193C PDX1 Dihydrolipoamide dehydrogenase (E3)-binding protein (E3BP) of the mitochondrial pyruvate dehydrogenase (PDH) complex plays a structural role in the complex by binding and positioning E3 to the dihydrolipoamide acetyltransferase (E2) core) → MFRLAIKNRACLRQLHQCRTMLKAQAFGMPAMSPTMERGGVVDWKFKAGDTFSAGDVLLEVETDKATIDVEAQDDGKLAKILKENGAKDIPVGEPIAYIADVDDDLATLEFPKPVEAKKESKPVETKKEEAKPVEKTDKKKQTSASKTPSKNGSVQANASQTLFPSVLSLLEENNISTADALDKIKATGPNGRILKGDVLAYLGKISQDSLNKVTEYIKSHEKLDLTNIELRPARETAAAAAAAQAAKPAKPLPLVLSEQITLHVPENVTYSQLSAAIASYVKECSFLAHDEPLTNDASELYDPLFEELLVQEPTKPRFKVTYNIVDLEPTPRHRTSSPQPDIFDLLSGTTTQELQQEASAVSKQQQTRHEYALNVSVAVDESLTDAKQRAENFVAQLSNLELFQ, encoded by the coding sequence ATGTTCCGTTTAGCAATTAAAAACAGGGCGTGTCTCCGTCAATTACACCAATGTAGAACTATGTTGAAGGCCCAAGCCTTTGGGATGCCTGCCATGTCACCAACCATGGAAAGGGGCGGTGTCGTTGATTGGAAGTTCAAAGCTGGTGATACTTTCTCTGCCGGTGATGTGCTCTTGGAGGTTGAAACCGACAAGGCAACCATTGACGTGGAGGCACAAGATGACGGTAAGCTTGCcaaaattttgaaggaGAACGGTGCCAAGGATATTCCTGTCGGGGAACCCATTGCATACATCGCTGATGTGGACGATGATTTGGCCACTTTGGAGTTCCCAAAGCCCGTTGAAgccaagaaagaatcaaagcCAGTTGAAACTAAAAAGGAGGAGGCCAAACCAGTGGAAAAAACtgacaagaagaagcaaacCAGTGCTTCAAAAACACCTTCTAAGAACGGCAGTGTTCAGGCTAATGCATCTCAAACATTATTCCCATCTGTGCTATCACTACTAGAGGAAAACAATATTTCAACTGCAGATGCGTTGGACAAAATCAAGGCCACTGGTCCAAACGGTAGAATCTTAAAAGGTGATGTGCTAGCCTATTTGGGTAAGATTTCCCAAGATTCGTTGAACAAGGTAACCGAGTACATCAAATCCCATGAGAAATTGGATCTAACCAACATCGAATTAAGACCTGCTAGAGAAActgcagcagcagcagcagcagcacAAGCTGCTAAACCCGCTAAACCATTACCTCTAGTACTAAGCGAACAGATCACACTCCATGTCCCAGAAAACGTCACTTACTCCCAACTATCTGCTGCGATAGCATCGTACGTCAAGGAATGTTCATTCTTGGCACACGACGAACCATTGACCAATGACGCATCCGAACTATACGACCCATTATTCGAAGAGTTACTAGTACAAGAACCAACAAAACCTCGTTTCAAGGTCACTTATAACATAGTAGACTTGGAACCTACACCAAGACACCGTACCTCTTCACCACAACCAGATatctttgatttattatCTGGTACAACAACGCAAGAACTACAACAAGAGGCATCCGCAGTATccaaacaacaacaaacaCGTCACGAATACGCGTTGAACGTTTCCGTCGCCGTTGACGAATCGTTAACGGATGCCAAGCAAAGAGCAGAAAATTTCGTTGCCCAACTATCTAACTTGGAATTGTTCCAATGA
- a CDS encoding uncharacterized protein (weakly similar to uniprot|P38087 Saccharomyces cerevisiae YBR104W Mitochondrial protein, putative inner membrane transporter with a role in oleate metabolism and glutamate biosynthesis; member of the mitochondrial carrier (MCF) family; has similarity with Ymc1p member vGLC.1420) — protein MSKSSNAITEPVNSLISNETYSRIMGFVAGVFSGVAKNAVGHPFDTIKVRLQTSQNETRFKGPLDCVYKTFRNQGIRGFYLGFTPPLVGWILMDSVMLGCLHNYRMLMHKYVYPNDEKLPLSGCIISGVLAGWSVSFIAPPIELAKAKLQVQYDKTTTRYKGPLDVIKKIYSAQGIRGLYKGLISTLIFRTHFVYWWGSYELLTRWFRENTKMSEAAINFWAGGFSASFGFWTTAYPSDVVKQVVLCNDKYDGSFKSWRTAVKDIYQSKGINGFFKGFVPSFLRSFPANAAALAAFEFVLRTSGAKS, from the coding sequence ATGTCGAAATCTTCCAACGCAATTACAGAGCCAGTCAATTCGTTGATCTCGAATGAAACTTACTCTAGAATTATGGGTTTCGTTGCTGGTGTGTTCAGTGGTGTTGCTAAGAATGCAGTTGGGCATCCATTCGATACCATTAAGGTGCGGTTACAAACTTCACAAAATGAAACTAGATTCAAAGGACCTTTAGATTGTGTGTACAAGACGTTCAGAAACCAAGGTATAAGAGGGTTCTATCTTGGATTTACACCACCATTGGTAGGCTGGATCTTAATGGATTCTGTTATGTTAGGATGCTTGCATAACTACAGAATGTTAATGCATAAATATGTTTATCCAAATGACGAGAAACTTCCCTTGAGTGGGTGTATTATAAGTGGTGTGTTAGCAGGCTGGTCTGTTTCATTTATAGCACCACCAATTGAATTGGCAAAGGCAAAATTACAAGTTCAATATGATAAAACTACTACCAGATACAAAGGACCATTGGATGTGATCAAAAAGATTTATTCTGCTCAAGGTATCAGAGGGCTCTATAAAGGtctaatttcaacattgATCTTTAGAACACATTTCGTTTACTGGTGGGGATCATACGAATTACTAACAAGGTGGTTCAGAGAGAATACAAAAATGAGTGAAGCTGCTATTAATTTCTGGGCCGGTGGTTTTAGTGCCTCGTTCGGTTTCTGGACCACTGCCTACCCAAGTGATGTTGTCAAGCAAGTTGTTTTATGCAATGACAAGTACGACGgttctttcaaatcgtGGAGAACTGCCGTCAAAGACATTTATCAATCAAAGGGTATCAATGGATTCTTCAAAGGTTTTGTGCCAAGTTTCCTAAGAAGTTTCCCTGCAAATGCGGCTGCCCTAGCAGCCTTTGAATTTGTTCTAAGAACTTCAGGTGCAAAATCTTAG
- the HOL1 gene encoding Hol1p (highly similar to uniprot|P53389 Saccharomyces cerevisiae YNR055C) — protein sequence MDKYTNRHHPDFIPGTFNIYHSKLLENGLIHGSRLKKDSNGVILIPQPSDSPNDPLNWSVIRKLAHFALMAFITAFTAATSNDAGAAQDSLNEIYGISYDAMNTGAGVLFLGIGWATLFLAPFANLYGRKITYLICITLGLLGALWFALASSTKDTIWSQLFVGISESCAEAQVQLSLTDIYFQHQLGSVLTVYILATSIGTFLGPLIAGYIASLTSFRWVGWCAVIISGGLLVWIVFGCEETYFDRKQYRTPLTSQKGYSGVEDGSSYQNSSNLLEKKTMLIEQFADSKNNDSKMNEDSNEVTNRYADYPEAYENVEELIDGSKEKMKPYYKRIQLITKSGNLRGYGFKQYFKYIGFNLRMFLFPPVWLSGMFWGIQDVFLSFYLTTEDTVFYEAPWNYSDYGVAIMNVPTLIGAVIGCFYAGVISDYFVLWMARKNNGILEAEYRLYFAAATAIICPAGLLMFGIGTDRNLPWQVIYVGLGFIGFGWGCSGDIAMSYLMDCYPEMVLEGMVCTAIINNTISCIFTFVCSYWLDASGTENTYIALAVINFAVTLLALPMYIYGKRIRMWTKKWYNASIDLRDGI from the coding sequence ATGGATAAGTACACGAACAGACACCATCCTGATTTCATTCCTGGTACTTTCAATATCTATCATTCTaaattattggaaaatggATTAATCCATGGTTCAAGATTGAAAAAGGATAGTAATGGTGTTATTTTAATTCCACAACCTTCGGACTCTCCCAATGATCCTTTGAACTGGTCAGTCATTAGGAAATTGGCACATTTTGCCTTGATGGCATTTATCACTGCCTTCACTGCCGCTACTAGTAATGACGCGGGTGCAGCAcaagattctttgaacgAAATTTATGGAATCAGTTACGATGCCATGAACACTGGTGCAGGTGTCTTATTTTTAGGTATTGGATGGGCCACCTTGTTCTTGGCTCCCTTTGCTAATTTGTACGGAAGAAAGATTACCTATCTAATCTGTATCACATTGGGTTTATTAGGCGCATTATGGTTTGCGTTAGCAAGCAGTACCAAGGATACCATTTGGTCGCAATTATTTGTCGGGATTAGTGAGTCCTGTGCTGAAGCTCAAGTTCAGTTGTCCTTGACTGATATTTATTTCCAACATCAACTTGGATCTGTGCTTACCGTCTACATTTTAGCAACATCTATCGGTACCTTCTTGGGACCTTTAATTGCTGGTTACATTGCTTCTTTGACTAGCTTCCGCTGGGTAGGCTGGTGTGCAGTCATCATATCTGGGGGTTTATTGGTATGGATTGTCTTTGGCTGTGAAGAAACCTATTTCGACAGAAAACAATATCGTACTCCGTTGACCTCGCAGAAGGGATATAGTGGTGTTGAAGATGGTTCTAGTTACCAAAACTCTTCAAACCttttggagaagaagacCATGTTGATTGAACAATTTGCAGATAGTAAGAATAACGACTCTAAGATGAACGAGGACTCGAATGAAGTCACCAACAGATATGCCGATTATCCAGAGGCTTATGAAaacgttgaagaattgatcGATGGttcgaaagaaaaaatgaaaccGTATTACAAAAGAATTCAACTTATCACCAAGTCTGGTAACCTTAGAGGGTATGGTTTCAAGCAATACTTCAAATATATTGGTTTCAACTTGAGAATGTTTTTATTCCCACCTGTCTGGCTATCTGGTATGTTTTGGGGTATTCAAgatgtttttctttccttctaTTTGACTACCGAGGATACCGTGTTCTATGAAGCGCCTTGGAACTACTCGGACTATGGGGTTGCAATTATGAATGTACCCACGTTGATCGGGGCGGTCATCGGATGTTTCTACGCTGGTGTTATTAGCgattattttgttttatgGATGGCACGTAAAAATAATGGTATCCTTGAAGCCGAATACAGATTATATTTTGCTGCTGCCACTGCTATCATCTGTCCAGCGGGTTTATTGATGTTTGGTATTGGTACAGATAGAAACCTACCATGGCAAGTTATTTATGTTGGTTTGGGCTTTATCGGTTTTGGATGGGGTTGCTCAGGTGATATTGCCATGTCTTATCTAATGGACTGCTATCCGGAGATGGTGCTAGAAGGTATGGTTTGTACCGctatcatcaacaacacAATATCTTGCATTTTCACGTTTGTTTGTTCTTACTGGCTAGACGCATCGGGGACTGAAAATACTTACATCGCTCTTGCCGTTATAAATTTCGCAGTCACACTTTTGGCCCTTCCTATGTATATCTACGGAAAGAGAATTCGAATGTGGACCAAAAAGTGGTACAATGCTTCCATTGATCTTAGAGATGGTATTTAA